In Pasteurella multocida subsp. multocida OH4807, a genomic segment contains:
- a CDS encoding dihydrofolate reductase (COG0262 Dihydrofolate reductase), whose translation MTLSLIVAMTKNSVIGKDNQMPWHLPADLAWFKQNTTGKPVIMGRKTFESIGRPLPKRTNIVLSRQPYTHPGVIWKESLESAIDYVKDSSEVMLIGGGELFKQYLPQADKLYLTEIQTELEGDTYFPAINWDTWHIESETWRPADENNPYDLRFLILVAKKTD comes from the coding sequence ATGACGTTAAGCCTCATTGTTGCCATGACCAAAAATTCCGTGATTGGCAAAGATAACCAAATGCCTTGGCACTTACCTGCTGACTTAGCGTGGTTTAAACAAAACACAACGGGTAAGCCTGTCATCATGGGGCGTAAAACTTTCGAAAGTATTGGGCGCCCACTGCCAAAAAGAACGAATATCGTACTGTCACGCCAGCCCTATACACACCCTGGTGTGATTTGGAAAGAGAGTCTTGAAAGTGCGATAGATTACGTAAAAGATTCCAGTGAGGTGATGCTGATTGGGGGAGGTGAACTGTTTAAACAATATTTACCTCAAGCGGATAAACTCTATCTGACGGAAATCCAAACAGAGTTAGAAGGCGATACCTATTTCCCTGCAATCAATTGGGATACTTGGCACATCGAATCTGAAACATGGCGCCCAGCGGATGAGAACAATCCTTATGATCTGCGCTTTCTCATCCTTGTGGCAAAGAAAACGGACTAA